Part of the Antechinus flavipes isolate AdamAnt ecotype Samford, QLD, Australia chromosome 2, AdamAnt_v2, whole genome shotgun sequence genome is shown below.
CTTGTTAATATTGTACCAGAATAATGTTGGTAATGTTGGTGAAACTTAACTGCAGTAGGGGTTACATATAGaaatgtgctggtaaatgtttagcaaGAAACTCTTCTTGGGGAAAACTGTTTTCtggacacattttaaaatgtaatctgaattgttaaattttctccttcactttcttaaatctagacaataaaacaataaaccaagcaCTGATTTCTATCATTTGCTCTTTTCCAAAGTGtaaatacattgaaaatttaatataagCACATTagtatatttttgtattcatatcTGTGTTCCACCTGAGATTCAGATTTCTTGCTTTGAATCAAACTCAATTCTTGCATTTTGTGAAGTGGGGTGGATATGCAGATGAAGTGAAGATAATATGAAAAGAACTTAAGAATCATCCTCAAGGAGGATAATGGCTAGTATATAGTGAAGCTGCCTCTACCAAGGAGGTGGAGAGTCAAGTGCTAGGAAGATACTGAAGGACAGACAAAGAAGTCAAGAAGGTTATCAGGATACAGAGGGGCAGCTCTGGCTTGGCCACTGACTTATTTTGTTAATACATTTAGTCAGGAGTTATTCTTTGAGGTTTCAGGATACTGATAGAGGAGAGAATTGATATGACTTGAGTGTAGTATCTGGCAGGAAGAAAAAGTCTTTTTGCATTCAGCATTCTTACAAGTTATGTTCTCAAGGCATGAGAAAGAGCCAAGCCCTGAAATCATAAATTCTCTTAACAGACTGTGACTCTATTGGAGGCTGTGAATTTGAGCATTTGAGAATTGTGCTTTATTTCAAAGATCCCCTTTTGCTTGTTCCTAGGGAAGAAGTAGCCACTGCGTCTAAACAActgaaatatgaatttttttaataacttttggaTTCAGAGCATCGCTATAAACTAGCTCCATTTGACCTGGAACTGGTGGCAGCTCTGGGGTACAGCTGCATGATTGTGTTTAAATATATTGtacttttattccttttcatgGATGCTTTTCTTATgaatataagtatttttatattcaaatgtaAGTATCAtagcatttgtatttttaaaattcttatgcttcaattgtatttgattttattttttaaataatagctttttactttcaaaatatatgtaaagatattttcaatattcacccttgcaaaaccttgtgttccaaatttttctccctccttttcctccaatatatgttaaacgtgctattttaaatacatatttccatatttattgtgctgcacaagaaaaatcagatcaaaaaggaaagaaaatgaaaaagaaaaaaaaggaagcaaacaacaacaaaaaggtgaaaataataagttgtgatccacattcagtctccacaatcctctttttggatgcagatggctctctccatcacatgtcTATAGGcagtggcctgaatcatctcattgttgaaaagatccacatccatgagaattgatcatcacataatcttgttgccactgtgtacaacattctcttggttctactcacttcatttagcatcagttcatataagttttttcaggcatttaaaaaatcatcctgctgattgtttcattttttttatgatggctttttatttacaagatacatgcataggtaatttttcagcattgtccattgcaaatccttttgttccatttttttccctccttccccctaccccttcccacagatggcaagttgaccaatacatgttaaatatgttaaagcataagttaaatactatatatatatatacccacccaaacagttattttgctgtacaaaaagagtcagactttggaatagtgtacaattagcttgtgaaggaaattaaaaatgcaggtgggatagagggattgggaattctatgaagtggttcacactcatttccctgagttctttcacttgatgtagctggttcaattcattactattctattggaactgatttggttcatctcattgctgaagatggccacatccatcagaattgatcatcatatagtatcattgttgaagtatataatgatcttatagttctgctcatttcactcggcatcagttcatataagtctttccaggcctttctgaaattatcatttcttacagaacaataatattccataatagtcatataccacaatttattcagccattctccaattgatgggcatccactcagtttctagtttctggccactacaaaaagaactgccacaaacattttggcacatacaggtccctttcccttctttaaaatttctttgggatgtaagcccagtagtaacactgctgggtcaaacagtatgcacagtttgatctgctgattgtttcttaaagaacaataatgttctgtaacattcatataccataatttattcagccattccccagttgatggacatccacttaacttccactacaaaaaaaggctgctacaaatatttttgcacatgtgggtcctttccccttttttttatagtctctttgggatacaggtgcTGCagagatactgctagatcaaagggtatgcacaatttgatagcccttggggcatggttccaaattgatctccagattGGTTAgtttagttcacaactccaccaacaatgtattattatcctagttttcccacatcccctgcaacatttatattatctttttctgtcaatcTGACAGATATAGTGATCAAGATTCATTGAAATCCAGCAGTTCCATGGATGGAGTAGAGTTTTCCCACTAGGTATGGATTAGATAAATTCACATTGCTTAGGTATAAATGGATGATTTTCAGAGGAAGAGATCCAATCTATTTATGATCATATAAAATACCTTAAATTACTAATaactggagaaatacaaattaaacctGGAGGCGTATCTTATACTCAGAATGATAAaagtgacaaaaaaggaaaattacaaatattgaAGGGGCTGTGAAAAAACAGTACctaaatgcattgttggtagactATGACTTAGTGCAGccattctgtaaaacaatttatattgcataccctttgacccatatATAAATAGACTATGTAAACTATATatagaaatactatttttataccactaagaaaataaaaggaaaaaggatctatATCCACATAACTGTTTATGGCACTCTTTTCATGGTagtcaaaaattaaaaactaaagggGTGACTTCCTGTTAGgaaatggttaagtaaattgttgcctgtgaatgtaatagaatattatcagggccataagaaatggtgaaatgAACAATTTCAGACAAAACTGTGAATAGTTCTATAAACTGATGtataatgaagtgaacagaatcggAACAATTTTTGTGATATCATTAttggaaaaaactttaaaaaactttggaactctgatcaatgaaataataaatcatgagtccaaaagaatttttacttcctgaaaaggaggtgataaactttaaatgtagaaagaaacagaaataagttTTGGGGTATGATTAAtatgtaaatttgttttgctggattaCATAGTAATATACTGAGGGATTTTACTTAATGAGGTAGAATAATAAGAgagacataataaaaaaaataaatttctcaaaaagggaaaaaagactgaTTTGGAATTCTAGTTCTTTGGAAACCAAAGTGAGCTTGACATTCACTCAAGTTTCCTCTGTTGGATATACTGCATAAGTGTCACTATGATCCTGGAagtgcttgtttctttctttttttctttctttcttgggaaTGGGATCAGGTTTGATGGCTAAAACTGGATTAGAGAAAGTGGCAATTTTAGGGAAGGCAAAAGAGTTGCAGAATATGGGGGGAAGGTCACTCCTTCTGGTATTTCTACATCTATGTGCTATAGACTGTGTGCTCAATCACTTCTTTGTGCTGTTTCTTCCTTCTGATTGCATCActatagttcttttttctataaattatttttgcccCATGTAGAAAAATTCCTAACCACAGattatatttctcttatatttctCACAGGATTTAGTACAGTGGTGGCTACAAGGttcaataaatgataaatgataaaaattttggCTCCATCATTAGTTTTGTGAACATGTTACTTcatttttctagatctttgtttctcatttgaaaatgaataatttggatgatattccttttatgtattacatcctataatatttattgaatggctGATTCATTTGAGAAGTACAGAATTGCTTATTCCAGAAAAATGTGCTCTTTTAttgttgactgatttttttctttattttgaaaattatatattccaATAAACAACCTTTGAGGAAAAATGATATCCAAATACCTTTGGATTCATGTCACACAGAAAGTGATCTATGATGTTGAAACTGTAGTAGGGCAGTTAGGAGATTAAGAAGATGAGAACTGTATatacaaaagtaataaaaattcatagctatcaatcaacaagcatttattaaggcaaTACATTCgttctcttctatttctcatttATGTCATTCATATTTGAAGAACAAACTTGACACTGGATGTTGAAAGTCAATAAGTTGAGGTTCAATTAGATTAAGGTAGGAGAGAATTTAAATGTGGGAGAAACATCCTTATCTTTATTTCCTTAAAGTGAAAATTGGAGCATTATTAGAAAAAGTGACAATTTTCCTAAATTGACTAATTAGGAGAATTAAGGTATGGAATCTTTTAGTCAAATAAAGGCAACTCATGAAAACTGGCTACTTCTCATTCTGCACAAGACTGCTTTTAAGGCACATTTCATGTCCTTATTGCGCAGACTATAGATTAAAGGGTTTAAGAATGGAGTCATTACTGAGTACACCAAAGTGACAATTTTTTGCATCAAAGTTGGAATACCATATGTTGGGCTCACATACATCACCATGACTGTCCCATAGAAAAGAGACACTACCATCAAATGAGATCCACACGTAGAGAAGGCTTTACGCCGGCCAGCAGCTGAAGGCACCTGAAATACAGCTTTAAGCACCAGTGTATATGATGTGAAAATGtacataatggaaagaaaaaggacaagGGAGCTCTGGGTATAGAAGATTAGTTCAGTGATAGGGGCTGGAGCACAGGACAGAGCCATCAGTGGATCCATGTCACACAGAAAATGATCTATGATGTTGGAACTGCAGTAGGGAAGTTGGGAGATTAAGAAAATGAGAACTGGGTAGCCAAGAAAGCCAACCAACCAACAGAGAGACACTAGGATGGCACAATGTCTCCCAGTCATGATGGTTGGGTAGTGTAGTGGGCAGCAGATAGCCAGATATCTGTCATAAGCCATCACTGCTAGGAAAAGACATTCAGTTGTAccaagggaaaagaagaaataaaattgtaagAAGCATCCAGAGAAtgaaattgttttggttttggagATAAAGTTGGTCAACATATTGGGAACAGTGGAAGAAACATACCAAATTTCAAGGAAGGAAAAGTTGCTTAGGAGAATGTACATGGGAGTGTGAAGTCTCTGGTCCCATATTACTGCACAGATGATAGCTCCATTACCAAGAAGAGTCAGGATGTAGATGACCAAAAGCAGTGAGAAGAGGGTAACTTGTGTCTCCCAGGACCCAGGAAAGCCTAGGAGGACAAACTCAGTCACAGTGGTTGTTATTGACCTGTTCATGGGTCTTAGAACTGTggagaagacaaagacaaaaatcatgaTGTAAGAGTACTTTTCTTGAGATTCTGAAGCTTCTCTTGGAATCATGAGTTTTCTTCAAAGAGTTTGAGGGAGGTAATGTGGCATAACGGAAAGAGTATTGAATTTTAAGGACTGAACTTGG
Proteins encoded:
- the LOC127552485 gene encoding olfactory receptor 11H4-like, giving the protein MNRSITTTVTEFVLLGFPGSWETQVTLFSLLLVIYILTLLGNGAIICAVIWDQRLHTPMYILLSNFSFLEIWYVSSTVPNMLTNFISKTKTISFSGCFLQFYFFFSLGTTECLFLAVMAYDRYLAICCPLHYPTIMTGRHCAILVSLCWLVGFLGYPVLIFLISQLPYCSSNIIDHFLCDMDPLMALSCAPAPITELIFYTQSSLVLFLSIMYIFTSYTLVLKAVFQVPSAAGRRKAFSTCGSHLMVVSLFYGTVMVMYVSPTYGIPTLMQKIVTLVYSVMTPFLNPLIYSLRNKDMKCALKAVLCRMRSSQFS